A window of the Vigna angularis cultivar LongXiaoDou No.4 chromosome 3, ASM1680809v1, whole genome shotgun sequence genome harbors these coding sequences:
- the LOC108324625 gene encoding uncharacterized protein LOC108324625, translated as MNEEVGDHDMNEEYNSDELDSNLDSDEDVRLKKGKFKKYRKDYMNKNFRFELGMELCSLKEFKNALLEHSVLNGKEVKFVKNYLNIVRAVCKNKCGFFIMASKVGGKQTFRVKTLVGRHSCGRVFGNKSANVNWIAQVLVDRFVNVANMVVNQIINGIKKSFSVGITAWKAGKAKEIALDSLVGDGERQYGRLYDYVGELLRVKSGTFKIKVNQPQPSLPPRFGSFYMCLEGCKQGFLGSCRPFIGVDGFHLKTTYGGQLLVAMGRDPNDQYFTLVFAMVENECKESWRWFLTLLLDDIGGIDCQRWQLEYLLLTKTFCDLQGLMTVFDEILEGVEHRLCLRHLYNNYKKKFGGGVLIRDLMMGAAKATFKQNWEKKMGELSNVNIDAYNWLLVIPTNRWCKHAFSSYPRCDVLLNNLSESFNSTILLARDKPIITMMEWIRTYIMSRFATLREKAMTYTGVVMPKPRNRLDREVEKSGNWIPTWARAAKFEVTHGFTMDKFVVDLSNHSCSYYFWDLVGIPCRHAVAAINYKLENPEDYVHPYYKREAYETCYGPEIEDLAAQGRLPLQEVLKQNQLHQRHKEEQHQQGEEEVAVEQDLHQVTKEEEHQHREEEVAVEQDLHQVTKVEEEHPHDYWLHNI; from the exons ATGAATGAAGAAGTTGGAGATCATGACATGAATGAAGAATACAATAGTGATGAATTGGATTCAAATCTAGATAGTGATGAGGATGTGAGGTTGAAAAAGgggaaatttaaaaagtatagaaAAGATTATATGAACAAGAACTTCAGATTTGAATTGGGGATGGAGTTATGTTCATTAAAGGAATTTAAAAATGCACTATTGGAGCATAGTGTATTAAATGGAAAAGAGGTTAAGTTTGTGAAGAATTATCTGAACATAGTAAGGGCAGTTTGTAAAAACAAATGTGGTTTTTTTATTATGGCTAGCAAGGTAGGAGGCAAGCAAACATTTAGGGTCAAAACCTTGGTTGGACGACACAGTTGTGGAAGGGTTTTTGGAAACAAAAGTGCAAATGTTAACTGGATTGCACAAGTATTAGTAGATAGGTTTGTAAATGTGGCTAACATGGTAGTCAACCAAATAATTAATGGCATTAAGAAGTCATTCAGTGTTGGAATAACTGCTTGGAAAGCTGGAAAGGCCAAGGAAATTGCTTTGGATTCTTTGGTTGGTGATGGAGAACGACAATACGGTCGTCTATATGATTATGTGGGTGAATTGCTAAGAGTGAAGTCTGGAACctttaaaattaaagtcaatCAACCCCAACCAAGTTTGCCTCCAAGATTTGGCTCATTTTATATGTGTTTAGAGGGCTGTAAGCAAGGCTTCTTAGGAAGTTGCAGGCCCTTCATAGGGGTAGATGGTTTTCATCTGAAGACAACATATGGTGGTCAGTTGTTGGTGGCAATGGGCAGAGACCCGAATGACCAATATTTCACACTAGTTTTTGCTAtggttgaaaatgaatgcaaagaAAGTTGGAGATGGTTTTTGACACTACTTCTGGATGATATTGGAGGCATTGATTGTCAACGTTGG CAATTGGAATATTTACTATTGACCAAGACCTTTTGTGATTTGCAAGGACTAATGACAGTTTTTGATGAGATATTGGAAGGAGTGGAACATAGATTGTGCTTAAGGCACTTGTATAACAATTACAAGAAGAAGTTTGGTGGAGGAGTGCTTATTAGAGATCTTATGATGGGGGCTGCGAAGGCCACATTTAAACAGAATTGGGAAAAGAAAATGGGTGAGTTGTCCAATGTTAACATTGATGCTTACAATTGGTTGCTAGTTATTCCAACTAATCGTTGGTGTAAACATGCATTTAGTAGTTATCCTAGATGTGATGTCTTGTTAAATAATTTGTCTGAGTCATTTAATAGTACAATTTTACTAGCTAGAGACAAACCTATCATAACTATGATGGAATGGATTAGAACTTACATTATGAGTAGGTTTGCAACACTTAGAGAAAAAGCAATGACATATACAGGAGTTGTGATGCCTAAACCACGAAATAGGCTTGATAGGGAAGTTGAGAAGAGTGGAAATTGGATTCCAACTTGGGCAAGGGCTGCAAAATTTGAAGTCACTCACGGGTTTACAATGGATAAGTTTGTAGTTGACCTAAGTAACCATTCATGTAGTTATTACTTTTGGGATTTGGTAGGAATTCCTTGCAGGCACGCTGTGGCTGCCATAAATTACAAACTAGAAAACCCTGAAGACTATGTACATCCTTATTACAAGAGAGAGGCTTATGAGACTTGTTATGGCCCTGAAATT GAGGATCTAGCAGCACAAGGGCGACTTCCACTGCAGGAGGTTCTCAAGCAGAACCAGCTCCATCAACGTCACAAGGAGGAGCAACATCAACaaggggaagaagaagtggCAGTGGAGCAGGACCTGCATCAAGTCACTAAGGAGGAGGAACATCAACACAGGGAAGAAGAAGTGGCAGTGGAGCAGGACCTGCATCAAGTCACCAAGGTGGAAGAAGAACATCCTCACGACTACTGGCTGCACAACATCTAG